A region of Maribacter algicola DNA encodes the following proteins:
- a CDS encoding dodecin family protein: protein MAVLKVIEVLANSDKSWEDAAKNAVAQAAKSVKNIRSVYINEQSATVEDGQMVNYRVNVKITFEVQ, encoded by the coding sequence ATGGCAGTTTTAAAAGTAATAGAAGTATTGGCCAATTCCGATAAAAGTTGGGAAGATGCCGCAAAAAATGCAGTGGCACAAGCCGCAAAATCAGTAAAGAACATTCGTTCGGTATATATCAATGAACAAAGTGCCACCGTAGAAGACGGTCAAATGGTAAACTATCGTGTAAATGTGAAGATTACCTTCGAAGTACAGTAA
- a CDS encoding mechanosensitive ion channel family protein, translating to MEQFTNYQEHIDNAIKWFWEALPNLVAAIILLFVGIYVIRFINKMIRKFFSKKDYDESLESFLQSLISIALKILLFVLVITQLGVQSSSLVAIIGAAGLAIGLALQGSLSNFAGGVLILLFKPFKVGDFISAQGVDGTVKEISIFTTKLKTFGNQIAIIPNGQLSNNNIINYNAEDTRRDKIDVGIGYGSNIKKAKDILLAICAENENILKDPIPEVYVGELADSSVNLTLRFWANNEVFWKAHFHVMEEIKTRFDAEGIEIPFPQRVIHQELVESK from the coding sequence ATGGAACAATTTACCAATTATCAGGAACATATAGATAACGCCATAAAATGGTTTTGGGAGGCGCTACCAAATTTGGTAGCGGCCATAATTTTATTATTTGTGGGAATTTATGTAATTAGGTTTATAAACAAAATGATTCGCAAGTTCTTTTCCAAGAAGGATTACGACGAATCTTTGGAATCCTTTCTGCAAAGCCTGATTTCCATAGCCCTTAAAATACTCCTTTTCGTACTGGTGATAACCCAATTGGGCGTACAATCCTCTTCCCTTGTAGCTATTATAGGGGCCGCAGGTTTGGCAATTGGCCTAGCACTGCAAGGCTCTCTATCCAATTTTGCAGGTGGGGTACTCATTCTTTTATTTAAACCTTTTAAAGTGGGCGATTTTATCTCGGCTCAGGGGGTTGATGGCACCGTAAAGGAAATATCTATTTTCACTACCAAACTAAAAACCTTTGGAAACCAAATTGCCATTATACCCAATGGACAATTGTCCAACAACAATATAATAAATTACAATGCGGAAGACACTCGAAGGGATAAAATAGACGTGGGCATTGGATACGGTTCCAACATTAAAAAGGCAAAGGATATCCTACTGGCTATATGCGCGGAAAATGAAAACATTTTAAAAGACCCAATCCCGGAAGTGTATGTTGGGGAATTGGCAGACAGCTCCGTAAATCTTACGCTACGTTTTTGGGCCAATAATGAGGTTTTTTGGAAAGCACACTTTCACGTAATGGAAGAGATAAAAACTAGATTTGACGCAGAAGGTATCGAAATACCATTCCCACAAAGGGTGATTCACCAAGAACTTGTAGAAAGCAAATAG
- the tsaB gene encoding tRNA (adenosine(37)-N6)-threonylcarbamoyltransferase complex dimerization subunit type 1 TsaB, whose translation MALILNLETATTNCSVCLSLKGEVVSIRENNTPNYSHAEQLHVFIKECMDESGFSMTDLDAIAVSKGPGSYTGLRIGVSAAKGLCFALDVPLISIATLKSLASQLKIAEGDFIIPVLDARRMEVYSAVFDAHLNEIRETQAQIIGESSFQEYLQGSKVHFLGSGAEKIKETLTNSNAEYYTEAVPSAKEMASLSFEKFTKTNFENVAYFEPYYLKDFLITQKKS comes from the coding sequence ATGGCTTTAATACTGAATCTTGAAACAGCTACCACCAACTGCTCCGTATGTTTGTCCTTAAAAGGAGAAGTGGTTTCAATTAGGGAGAACAATACACCAAATTATTCCCACGCGGAACAGCTGCATGTGTTCATTAAAGAGTGTATGGATGAGTCCGGTTTTTCCATGACGGATTTGGATGCTATTGCCGTTAGCAAAGGGCCGGGTTCGTATACTGGTTTAAGAATAGGGGTATCGGCAGCCAAGGGTTTGTGTTTTGCATTGGATGTTCCTCTCATATCCATCGCTACCTTAAAAAGTTTGGCTAGCCAGCTAAAAATAGCGGAAGGTGATTTTATAATACCTGTTTTGGATGCAAGACGTATGGAGGTATACTCGGCAGTATTTGATGCCCATTTGAATGAGATAAGGGAAACTCAGGCACAAATAATAGGAGAATCTTCTTTTCAAGAATATTTACAAGGTAGTAAGGTACATTTTCTGGGGTCCGGTGCGGAAAAAATAAAGGAGACACTAACAAATTCTAATGCTGAGTATTATACAGAAGCTGTGCCGTCAGCTAAAGAAATGGCATCCCTTTCCTTTGAAAAGTTTACAAAGACCAATTTTGAAAACGTCGCTTATTTTGAACCGTATTACTTGAAGGATTTCCTAATCACCCAGAAAAAATCCTAA